GCAGATTAATCTGGAAAGCCGACAGCCTGTAAAATAAATCGGAGCGAAATTGCCCGTTGTAGCTTTCAAATTCCAGGTTTCTGTTAGTAGCGGCTATAATTCGCACATCTGCTTTCGTTGGTTTGGATTCCCCTACTTTGTAAAACTCCTGCGCTTCAAGTACACGTAGTAGTTTTGCCTGTAATTCCACCGGCATCTCGCCTACTTCATCCAGGAAGATGGTACCTCCTTTAGCTTCTTCAAAAAAGCCTTTTTTATCTTTCACCGCACCGGTAAATGAACCTGCTATATGTCCAAAGAGTTCACTTTCCAGGATATCTTTTCCGAAGGCGCTGCAGTTTACGGCCACAAATGGCTGCTGATGCCTGCTGCTGGCGGAATGAATAGCCTGTGCAAAGACTTCTTTACCAGATCCGGTTTCCCCTAATAACAGCACGGTCATATCCGAAGCGGCCACTTTTCTGGCCATTTCAATGGCCTGGGTAATCTCGGGAGATGCCCCCAGTATGCTATCAAAGCTATATTTTCCACCCAGCTTCTTTTCCAGGTCACGGATACGGAACTGCAACACGGCTTTGTCCATCGCTTTACTTACCAGTGGCAGGATACGGTTATTATCATCTCCTTTGGTAATATAATCGAATGCGCCGTTTTTAATAGCCTGAACACCATCGGCGATGTTGCCGAAAGCCGTCAGTACAATGATTTCTGTTTGCGGGTATTTTTCTCTGATGGTATGTACCAGCTCTACGCCGTTGCCATCAGGTAGCTTCACGTCGGAAAGCACTACCTGAATTTCTTCCTTCTCCAGAATTTTCATGGCATTCCGAACATTGGAAGCCTCCTGGATAATATATCCTTCAAGAGATAACAGACGACCCATCAGCTTCCTGAGCTGCTCTTCATCGTCGATAATGAGAATGTGACCTTTAGCCATAGCTTTGCAAAGATAACAGAAAGGCACATGCGCCGATTAAATCATCGGCGAACTATATGGGGATATTAGTTATGCAGCTGTTAATGCTTTCCTCCTTTTGCAGCAACCTTCTTTTCTGCTGCCTTGTAACGGATACCGGCGTCTTTCACACGTTGAGGCGTGTAGTCTTCACTGTTATATTCATCGGTGGCGTACTTGTCTTTATGCTTGATTAACAGCCAGGCATTTTCGCCCCTGCCTTTCATATGCACCAATGCAAATTCACCCTTCAATTTTCTGCCTTTCAGAATTACCTTCAGATCGCCGTCTTTTATCTCCTGTAAGGCTTCTTTATCAAAGGTTTTATTTCCCGGGTGTATTAGCTCAAAGGTGCCTTTATCCCAGATATACACGGTACCGGCGCCATAATTCCCCTGTGGAATGGTACCCTGAAAATCTTTATAGTCATATGGATGATCTTCAACCTGCATAGCCAGTCTTTTATCCCCGGGGTTCAGGGAAGGGCCCTTGGGAATTGCCCAGCTCTTCAGTACACCATCAATTTCGAGTCGGAAATCGTAATGTAGCTGTGTGGCATGGTGTCTTTGTACCACAAATACATGTTTGCCCTGAACAGATTTTCCTGCTTCCGGCTCAGTCGTTTCACTGAAGTTTCTTTTGGATTTATATTTAACCAGACTCATGACGCACGTTTTTTACGGGTTGTTGCTGCAGGTTTGTTACCCAGACTAGCTTTCAGCTGTTCAAACAGGTCGGTACTCTTGGTATGCACCACCCGAAGTTTTTTAACCACGGGCTTTTTACCACTTGCCTTTGCCTTGATGATCTTCATCAGTTCGTTTGTGTATTCATCTTTATATGCAGCAATGTCAAATTTTTCGGTGTATTCCTTTACGAGTGCTGCGGCCATATCTATTTCCTTTTTATCCAGCCTGACGCCTTTAGGCAGGTTCAGATCCTGCGGGGAACGCAACTCTTCCTGGAAGCGCAACTGCTGTAGCAGCAGGTAATTTTCCCTTGGCCGGATTACCGCCAGATGTTCTGAGGTCCGCAATACAAAACTGCTGAGTCCTGCTTTCCCGGTTTTCTCCAGCGTCTGACGCAATAACTCATACGCCTTTTCCCCGCCTTTGGCAGGTTCCAGGAAGTAAGGAGATTCAAAATAGATATCATCGATCTCATTCTCTACCACAAAGGAAGTTATCTCAATAATCTTACTTTTCTTCGGGCTGGCGGCTTCAAAATCTTCATCTTCCAATACCACATATTCATCATTATAGAGATATCCTTTCACGATCTGTTCCCAGGGTACTTCTTTGCCTGTATCTTCGTTTACACGTTTATACCGGATATGTCCGAGGTTCTTACTGTCCAGCATGTCAAGGTTCAGATGGCTGTCTTGCGTAGCGCTGTAAAGTTTTACCGGGATATTCACCAGTCCAAAACCTATAGCACCTGACCAAATCGCTCTCATAATGTATGATTTTGTATTGTTGGATAACACACAAATAATACCGCCGGTTGCGGGTTTTACAGGCAGATGACCGGCAGATTTATCAAAAATTTCATCTACCTGTACTAAAATCAGCAAATGCAGGTATATCCTTTGCGGATGAACCTGCGTTTAGTCGCGCTATTTAATGACCGGTTTGTGGGTCTGCGGGCACATGAGGTACCTGTCTTTCAGGAATTTCCGGCGGAATCGGTTCATTCTCAGGGTGCTGCGGAGGTGGTTGCAAAGGAGGAACCGGATCCGGACTTCCTGGCAGTGGCTTACCTGGTGCAGGTTTCTCAGGAGGAATCGTTGGAATCGGCTCCCTGTTTCTTTCTGGGTTTCCTGGCATAATCTCAATTTTTAATAATGAACAATTACACGTAGAAAAAAATCAAAGTTCATTCCAGTTACCTACCGTTCTGTAGTGGATTTAAAAAGGTTATCAGCTGTAGAATATATCTGCATATTGTGGAAATACTTGCGCAGCCAATATACCCGGGGAAACCAATACTATATTATTCCTTATTTTCCCCAATAATAATTAACTTCAAATGCTTTCGCAGTAACCAGCAAGGACAACATGCATTTCTCAGTACACAAGAAAATTCAGATCGGTTTCGTCATCGCTTTTACCGTCATTATTATGGCGTCTATTTTCTCCTATCTTGTAGCAAAAAATCTGCTGGATAACGCTGCCAGGTTGAATCACGCCATTGAGGTATCAAAAAGACTGGAGGTAATAAACAAGCAGGTAAAAGAAGCCGAAGCCGCCATCCGTGGCTATAAGCTTACGCAAGACAGCACCTTCCTGGACCCTTCCATGAAAGACAGAAGCCTGCATATCGAAAAGGAATACCAGGTATTGCGCAGAGTCACTTCCGACAGCCGTATTCAGCAGTTACACCTCGATACACTCAGACAGCTGCTGGCAGTGAAATATGAGCAGCTACTGCAAAGCAATGTAGCGCAGGACCCCGCCACAGATAAAGCTATTGTTATTTCCAGCGAACAGGTGATGGACCGAATAGACAAAACCGTTCAGGAAATGACCAGGATAGAAGAAAGTCAGGTACATGAGAAGTCAGAGCTGTTCAATTTCTTCTCCGGACTATGGGTACCAATGATCTTCATATCCTCTCTGGCAGCCATTATCATCGGTATATATTCTTACATTACACTCACCAAGGAAGTACGGCTGCAACAACATATTGAGGCCAAATTGAAGTCTTACCAGAGAGATCTCCAACAGAATATATCACTCTTAAATAAAACCAATCAGGAGCTCGAACAATTTGCGTACGTAGCATCCCACGATTTGCAGGAACCACTGCGCAAAATATCCACATTCTCGGACAGGTTGCAAGTGAAATACAAAGAACAACTCCCTGCAGATGCATCCCAGCTGATAGATCGCATGGTGGCCGCTGTAGCCAGAATGCGTGTGCTAATCAATGACCTGCTGGTCTTCTCCCGTGCAGGCAGAATTGTTCCTGAAAGCATTGTCCCTGTAAACATGAATGAATTATTACAGGAAGTGATCAGTGACCTGGAAATCACGCTGGAAGAGAAGAATGCTATGGTTGTTGCAGATGACCTGCCGGTTATCGAAGGTAATCCTACCTCCTTTCATCAATTGTTTCAGAACCTCATCGCCAATGCGATTAAGTTCGCTTCTCCACATCGGCAACTACAGATAAATATTCATCATGAAGTCGTAACTGGCCAGCAGCTTGGATTTGTGAAGGAAGCCAGGTGGAATGATATGTTCTGCAGGATCGCACTGGAAGATAATGGTATTGGTTTTGATCAGGTATATGCGGATAGAATTTTTCTCATCTTCCAACGTCTCCACGGTATCAGCGAATATAGCGGCACCGGGATAGGGCTGGCTATCTGTAAGAAAATTGTAGACAGTCACCATGGCTACATTACAGCCAACGGAGTACCTGATCAGGGCGCCACATTTACTGTCATTCTTCCACTGCTTCAATCTTTAAAAAATGAAGAATATGAAACTACAACCAAAGGTTAGCACCGTTATTGCTGTGAATTTTCCTGTTAATACAAATAAGGACAGACGTTAATTCCAGTTACAACGATGAGTGAGTTACCTGTTAATATTCTGATGATAGATGACGACGAAGATGATTTCTTTCTTGTCAACGAATTGCTGCACGATATTTCTCCGGGACAATACAAACTGGAATGGGCCCCTACTTTCGAAAAAGGCAAACAGGCCATCAATACAATGCAGCATGATGTATACCTCGTAGATTACCGGCTAGGGCCATTTACGGGGTTGGATATCCTGCATTATTTCCAGATGTTGAAATATCAGGCACCTGTAATTATGCTTACTGGTAAAGGCGACTATGCCATCGACCAGGAAGCAATGCAGGCGGGCGCTTACGATTATCTCGTTAAAGGAGATATTACCGCCGATCTGCTGGAACGATCCATCAGATATGCCCTCGATGAATATAGTCACCTCCGCACCATTGAAGAAAGCGAAAAAAAATACTTCGGCATCTTCGAAAAAGCACATGACCTTATCATCCTTGCCGATAGCGACAAAAATATCATAGACGCCAATCCGGCGGCACTTCGCACCCTGAAATACCCGAAAGAAGAATTACTTCGTAAACGCCTCAGCGACCTCTTTATCAATAAAGAACAGGGTATGTTGTTTATCAACAATATCTGTGAAGATAGCGAAGCACAAAAAGAGTTCGATTTCAGGACAAAAGATGATCAGAAACTGGTAGTACAGATAAATGCGGTCATGCTCGATGAAGCAGCCCAGATATTCCTCTGTGTTATCCAGGATATTACAGATAGAAAAAGAGAAGAGCAGGAAAAACAACACCAGGAGAAATTCGTTATCACCGGCCGTATCGCCAGGGTGATCGCGCATGAAGTCAGAAACCCGCTTACCAATATATTGCTGGCAGTAAGCCAGTTTAAAGACGAAACTGCTGTGGCTGTCAGTGAAGATGCCATGTTGTATACAGATATCATTGAACGTAACTGCACGCGCATCAACCAGCTGATCACAGAGCTGCTCCATAGCACCCGTATGATGGAACTGCACGCCAATGCCGTATTCCTCGACAAGTTGCTCAACAGCACTTTACAACTTTCGGAAGATCGTATCAAGCTGAATGAAATCCGCCTGGACCTTAAACTCGCTGATGATAATCTGCAGGTATTGGTAGATGAAGAAAAAGTAGTAATCGCTATTCTGAATATCGTCATAAACGCCATTGAAGCCATGACGCCGGGTAAGGGCATCCTAACCATTACTACCCGCCGCCTTCATGATAAAGCGGTAATCAAAATTGCGGATAACGGTCCCGGCATTCCACAGGAAATACAGGCAAGGCTGTTTGATCCGTTCTATACCAGCAAACCCAAAGGTACCGGCCTCGGGCTGACCAGTACACAGAATATACTGTTGAACCACAAAGGCACGATTCATGTTGAAAGTGAAATGGGAATAGGCACTTCTTTCAGTATCACGCTTCCGCTTGCTCACTAGCAATTCCACTATCACTATAAATTAAAATCTCCTGGAGATTAACCCTGTAAAGGATTATCCCAGGAGATTTTCTTTATCGTTCACTGCTATAAATCTATGGATATTAATAATTTATGTTCAGCAAACGTAGTTTATTGTACAGTGTTTTTCTATCGATATTGAGCAGTTGAGCTGCTTTCGTTTTATTGTATTTTACTTCTTTCAGCACATTCACAATCTTATTGTATTCCGCCTGCAATGCAACGCTTTTAAGGTCGTTTTCATTGGTAAGAATAGCCAGTTCAGGATTCATTGGCATTTCTTCCTGCGGCTGTGCAAAAGATTCCTTCATTTCCAGCGGTAACGCCGCCATGGTGATATCTTCTTTTTCCGGCGTCAGCAGGCAGGCGCGCCTGATAACGTTCTTCAGCTCACGGATATTTCCAGGCCAGCTATACTGACGGAAACATTCCCAGACTTCATTGGATATTTTTCCACAATTCTTGTCTAATTCTCTCTCTACCTGTTTCACAAAAGCCTCTATGAAAAGTGGAAGATCTTCCTGGCGTTCGCGCAAAGGCGGGATATAAATCGTGAATTCATTGATACGATGGAACAAATCTTCTCTGAACTTACCTTTCTGTACAGACTCAGAGAGCTTTTCGTTGGAAGCAACGATGATACGCACATCCACAGGTATCTCTTTGAGGCTACCTACTCTGCGGATCACCTTTTCCTGTAAAACGCGTAACAGGGCTACCTGGATATCATAGGAAAGATTGGAAATTTCGTCCAGGAAGAGCGTTCCGCCCTGCGCCTGTTCGAAAGCGCCAATTTTGGTATTGATCGCGCCGGTAAAAGATCCTTTTTCATGACCGAAAAGCTCGCTGGCTGCCAGTTCTTTTGACAGCGAACCACAGTCCAGCGCCACAAATGGCTGATCATTACGTTTGCTGTGAAAATGAATGAGGTGTGCCACCGATTCTTTACCGGTACCAGTTTCTCCGAAGATAATCACGCTGTAATCCGTAGGAGCTACCAGTTTGATCTGGCGAATCAATTCTATGGAGTTGGCACTCTGGCCATATACGTACTTATCGTTTTTCTCCTGTTGATTTCGTTGCAGTAAGGTTTCCCTGGCAATGGTTTCATCAGCGGATTCTACCGGCTGACTGGCGCGTCTTTCCTGTTCTGCTTCCTTATGTGCAAAGGCTTTATGTACGAGATTAAGAATTTCGTCCGGATACAGCGGTTTGGAAAGATAATCATATGCACCATTTTTCACCATCTCCACTGCTACCCTGACATCGGTGTAGCCGGTGATGATAATAACGATGGTATTAGGGTTTATCTGACGAATATCCTGCAATAGCTGTGCACCATCAGTATCTTTTAACCTGTAATCACACAATACCAGGTCAAAAGGCTTTTCCTTCATCATTTTGAGGGCGGCTGTGCCGGTCATGGTGGTTTCCACAGCAAAACCATGCTTGGTAAGAAACTTACTTAGCAGGGTGCAGATATTAATTTCATCATCTATAATTAAAATATTTCTCATCTGGATTTGGTGATTTAGGGAACAGCTTACTTAAAATTACTAAATACTAATCAATCATGCGGACTGCTAACTTTTGATACGGTTCAGCAGTTCATCAACACTTCTGACATTGAAGGGTTTAGCCAGAAAAAAGGAGGCGCCGGTTGTCAGTGCCTGCTGCTTTTCGGATTCATTGTCATACGCACTTATAGTAATAATAGGTAAGGAAGGATCTAATGCCTTGATCACAGGCAGGGCTTCCAATCCGGACCCATCCGGCAGATGGATATCCAGGAAAAGTAAATCAGGTTTATGGCTTTTCAGAAACTGCAGTCCGTCGTGTAGGGCATGGACATACCTCACAGCATATCCATGCCTTACCAGGTTAAGCTGCAATAATCTGCAGATATCCGGTTCATCATCAATGATCAGGATGTTGGGTCCTGCCGTTCGATTATCAGTTGGTACCGATTCTGACCGGTTCCATGCTGTTGTCTTGTCGCGATGTAACATATTTATGCTTGTTCCATTCCTCCATTAGCAGTCTGGACATCAGGTAGCAGACGGTTGATTCTGCGCCCTGATTCTGGTTGACATTGTTCTTTTCAAGGCCATCGAAACATCCGTAAGTAAGTGGATTATACACCAGTTGCTTCAGATGATTATTACCCAGGAACCAGCTAAAAGCTAAACGTAACCGCTCAAGGTAGGAACGATTTTTTGTGAAATTATAAAAAGTATGAAGCGCCAGCATGGTATAAGCCACCTCTATTGGTTGTTCCCCGCCTTCTGCAACAATTGCATCTTTGCGGTGATACCAGGACTTATTACTGATCACCTTCATGTGATTATGGTTATAGGTTTTCTCCCACAGAAAAGCCAAACTTTCTTCGGCAGTACGTCTATAGGCCTCTTCACCTGTGATGGCCCCAGCCATCATCATGGCTTCCGGTAAGACGGCATTTCCGTATGTCAGATATGGTTCGTACCATTTCCAGGTATCATCCGCTTCCCGGTCATAACACTGCTGCAATCTATAGGCCAATGTTTTAACAATATCTTCTGCAACATCAGATTTTCGGTACTGGCGGTAATAAAAAAGTCCTTTTATGGCAAAAGCCATTGCCCTTGGTGAGGTCAGCTGCTCCATCCATTTCAGGCAAAGCCTGAATATGCTGTTTATCTGCTGTAGCAGGTCAAATGGTAGTTTGTTGAAGGTATACAGCGCATATCCGAGGGCCCAGATAGCACGGCCATTAGCATCTTCCAGGTTTACCTCCTCATTCATTTCGGAAAAAGAGCCATCTACATTCACATAGTTAAGGAATTTACCGGAAGGTTTCTGGCAATATTCTATCACATGAATGTACCTGCGGCAAAGCGAATAGATGAAGGAAGTAGGCTGTAACTCCTTCATATACATGCACATAGCAATCAATGCACGTGCATTATCGTCCAATGTATAGCCCGACTCCGGATCAGGGACATCATATTTGGAGAACTGGAGCATGCCGAACTCTGTGGTCATTCTGTCGATATGATCCAGATAGGGAGCGGGCAAATTAGGGAGGAGCGGCTTGTCCTCCGCAAATACCTGGCTGATGACGCTCATATGGGCTATGGCGACATTTTCCCAGATAGAGCTGCGTGTTTTCTCAATGGCGAGGGTACTCATTCTTTCTCTGAGCGCAGGATCACCGAGTAGCCGTATGGCCTCATCAGCCAGTTGCTTATCATTGTTAAAGTCTATCAGTCGCCCGCATTCGCCATCCAGCATTTCCATTGCCTGCACAAAGGAGGTGGAAATGATGGCACATCCCGCGCTCATGGCATATACAAAAGTGCCACTTACCGCCTGGTGCGGGTCTTTGGAGGTGAACAGGTATATATCCGTTAAAGCCAGGTAGTCCAGTAAGGTATTTAAAGAGAGATAAGAATTAACAAAACGTACATTATTCTCCAGCTGGTATTCTGCTACTAGCTGCTCAAGATACTCCCTGTATTTCTCGCCCTGGTGGCTGGATACCACTGGATGGGTTTTACCCAGAATAAGATAAATGGCATTGGGATAATGTTGTACGATTTCTCTCATCGCTTTAATACCCGTTTCGATTCCTTTGTTTTCACTCAACAACCCGAAGGTACTGAGAACCAATTTGTTCTGCACGCCGTATTGTTGTTTGAGCGCTTCCGGATCATCTACAATATGCGCATGGGTACCATGTGGTATGTGCACAATTTTAGATTTGGGCACCTGGTAAACATCTTCCAGCAGTCTGGCAGATGAATTTGTCATCACCATTACTTTTGCGGCCAAGGCACTGATGAGGCTAACCACTTTGGTGCATTTGGGGTCAGGGAAAGGCAGGACAGTATGGAATCGGATAATAAAGGGTTTATCCAGCATGGAGAGCATACCCAGCAGGTTATGTCCATATTCTCCTCCCCAGAGGCCGAATTCGTGTTCAATACATATGAGGTCAATTTTTTTATCTCCGTTCACCCTTTGTGCAAATGCGATACAGTCGTCAATATCGAAAGGATTGAGGGTGTAGGCTACTTCGGGCTGTTTTTGTAAGATCGGCTTTCCGGCCTCCTGTAAGGCACAAACCTGGATCTCTAATTTGCCGTCAAAGCTTTTACGGAGGGAGTTGATCAAATCCTGGGCAAAAGTGGCTATTCCGCATTCACGAGGAGGATAAGAAGTAACAAAAAGCAAGGTTCTGGTCATAATCCACATTTTTTTTCGTTTATAGAATACAGCCGTACCCTTTGCGGAGTTCAAATTTCAATCCACTGGATTTATGTGGAATTAAGCGGATTGAGCAGGGGTATTTGAAGAATTTTTTCCACACTTTCTGGTCTACACTGAGGAAGCCCGTTTCTTTTCCATTTTGATAATTTTTTTTGCAAATTTTTAGTTAATCGATCCTTTCGTTAACATCTGATAAAGGTTTGATATAAACATTATTTTTTACTTCGCTATACAGAATTAAACTAATTGTATTGTATTCCTCCTAACAGGCAAGCGATTGTTCTTCATTTGTGAATTCAATACTGTTACAGAATTATATCATTTTGGACTACTCAGATTATCAATTCGGGATTTATACAACTATAACGATAACAGCTATATAAATTTTACATCCGAGGACTCTTGTCTATTAACATATAATTTCGTTCACACGGAATAACAGAGCACCCAAGGAAAACCTTAATAAAATGATGAAGCTTTCCAAAATCAGAAAGGATAAACTATTTGTAGAACCTCTAAACTTGCCCTCATGCGTAATATTTCCTGCACATTCAATGTAGATGGTGTGCCTACCAAGGTCATCCTCAGAAAAGTCCCCAAAGAAAGAAGATTCCTGGTATCATTAGATGGCGTATCTACCGAATACGTGATCTCAGACGAAACCAATGAAATCGAATACTTTGACGGTCCGGTATTAAACGACTATTTCTTCAGCCGGGTCGTATGGCTTATCAGACAATACTTCCCTAATGTCCGCGCCATTGTAAAAGCCGGTGAAGATGATTATGAAGATTATGATGATTACTAGCAGATAAAGGATATTCTGCCTTGATTATAGCTCCCTTTTCATAGATTGTCATGTCATAATATTCTCCTCAGATATTAAATGAAGAAATTTATAACAGAAGAAAATGTACCCTTTTTTTCTGTTTTATCGATATTCTCTATTCCGAAAAGGAACTAAAATGTGATGTTTAGTATTTTACCAGGCAAAAAAAAGAAGAACGGGTAATGCCGTTCTTCTTTTTAATATGTTATGGAGATGATTTAATTATTTAGATAAATCCTTTTTCCAGGGCCAGGAATGCTTCTGTAGGATGTACCTGCTGCCAGAGAATGGCAAAAACAGCCTGTGCAACCGGCATAAAAGCACCAATATTACGGTTCATTTCATGCATACACTTGCTGGCATAATACCCTTCCGCAATCATGTTGAGCTCCAGCTGCGCCGCCTTTACAGAATACCCCTTACCGATCATATTACCGAAAGTACGGTTACGGCTATGTAGTGAATAGCAGGTCACCAGTAAATCGCCGAGATATGCACTGGCACTATAGTTATGCACAGCGCACTCCACACCTTCTTCCTCGGCTTTTGCATTTTCATATTTCTCGAGAAAGGTCTGCATCTCCCTAAAACAATTTGTAATAAATACGCTCAGGAAGTTGTCGCCATACTCCAGCCCATGTGCAATACCAGCGCCCAACGCATATATATTCTTCAGCACGGCAGCGAGCTGCACGCCGATCACATCTGTATTAACGATGGTTTGCAGGTAACTGTTAGAGAATTTATCTGCAATAGCCTGTGTTCTTTCAGGAATCAGACCGGAAAAAGTCAGGTAAGAAAGTTTTTCATTGGCCACCTCTTCCGCATGACAAGGTCCTGTGATGGTGAAATACCTGTCTAACGGCAGCTTAAAGCGATGTGCCAGATATTCATTTATCAGCGTATTCGTGCTGGGCACCAGTCCTTTGATGGCCGAGATCACATATTTATTTTCGAAAGCATTTTCTGGCAGGTCTACCAGTACTTCTTCCAAAAAGGCGGATGGTACAGAAAGTACAATCTGATCAGCTGCACCAACAATATATTCCAGGTCGCTGCTCAGCTCGAGCAGGTTGGTATTGAATTGAACAGAAGTCAGATAATGCTTATTGTGATGACGCAACTGCATATATCTGATGGTATCTTCATTACGAATCCACCAGTAAATGCGATGTCCGTTATCTGTCAGGATCTTGGCGAGTGCGGTTGCCCAGCTTCCTCCGCCAATAATTCCTATACTGGTATCCTTACTCACAGTGCGAATTTTTACGCAATGTAACGAAATTGCCTCTATTGGAAATGAGAAAGCCGTCTCTATTGTATAGAGACGGCTTTCTCTTATCTGTTGTTATAACGGATTATTTCTGGTTGCCTTCAAAGAGTTGTGTTTTCGGCACTACTTTCACTTTTTTCCCGTTGGAAAGTGTTTTACTTACAGCACTGTAAGGAGCACTGATAACGGTATCTCCTTCTTTCAGGCCGCTGAGGATTTCAATATTTGTATCGTCCTGTACGCCGGTTGTTACAGTAACCATTTTAACGGTATTGTCTTTTTCCAGTACAAATACCACTTCATTCACATCCGTTTTGGTGGCTGCGGAAGAACCAGGTGTAGTATTATCCTGTACTGGTTTCTTATCTCCTTTTACACTGTCGAGGTCACGGGTGGTAACTGCGTTGATAGGAATGGCCAGTATATTGTTTACGTGTCTTGTCTGAATATCCACGCTGGCACTCATTCCCGGACGGAAAGGGTATACTCTTTTCTGGCCGTTGGAGGTTACAACGAGGTCGCTATAACTGCTGGGCAGGATACGGATATGTACAATATAGTTGGTAACCTGTTCTGCGGAGCTGGTAGAAGTAGATGTCAGCGAAGCAGCGTTTTTGCTGGAGCTGGCGATCTGAGTTACGATGCCTTTGAATTTACGGTTGTTGTAGGCATCTACTTCAATGATGGCGGTATCGCCATATTTTACTTTAGGGATATCATTCTCTCCTACATCCACCTGTACTTCCATGGCGTTCATATCAGCGATACGAAGCATTTCAGTACCGGTCATCTGTGCGGTACCAACTACACGCTCTCCTTTCTTTACATTCAACAGGGAGATGATACCACCCATTGGTGCAGCGATAGTGGTTCTGCCCAGATTTTTATTAGCTTCTGTGAGGTTGGCCTGCGCACTGGCAACAGCAAATTTATTACTGTTGATAGATTGTACAGCGGCGTTATAATCAGCCTGGGAGGCGAG
This window of the Chitinophaga sp. Cy-1792 genome carries:
- a CDS encoding sigma-54 dependent transcriptional regulator; this translates as MAKGHILIIDDEEQLRKLMGRLLSLEGYIIQEASNVRNAMKILEKEEIQVVLSDVKLPDGNGVELVHTIREKYPQTEIIVLTAFGNIADGVQAIKNGAFDYITKGDDNNRILPLVSKAMDKAVLQFRIRDLEKKLGGKYSFDSILGASPEITQAIEMARKVAASDMTVLLLGETGSGKEVFAQAIHSASSRHQQPFVAVNCSAFGKDILESELFGHIAGSFTGAVKDKKGFFEEAKGGTIFLDEVGEMPVELQAKLLRVLEAQEFYKVGESKPTKADVRIIAATNRNLEFESYNGQFRSDLFYRLSAFQINLPSLNRRKKDIPVLAEWFIQQVGPKLNKRIKGMTPAFQQALQRHSWKGNIRELKNIIERAAILTDEDVLDVTALPFDFQQGVSGDPSSLKLSEVEKLHIAKVLVEVKGNKTRAAELLGIGLTTLYSKIKEYNITLE
- a CDS encoding DNA polymerase ligase N-terminal domain-containing protein — translated: MSLVKYKSKRNFSETTEPEAGKSVQGKHVFVVQRHHATQLHYDFRLEIDGVLKSWAIPKGPSLNPGDKRLAMQVEDHPYDYKDFQGTIPQGNYGAGTVYIWDKGTFELIHPGNKTFDKEALQEIKDGDLKVILKGRKLKGEFALVHMKGRGENAWLLIKHKDKYATDEYNSEDYTPQRVKDAGIRYKAAEKKVAAKGGKH
- a CDS encoding Ku protein, with translation MRAIWSGAIGFGLVNIPVKLYSATQDSHLNLDMLDSKNLGHIRYKRVNEDTGKEVPWEQIVKGYLYNDEYVVLEDEDFEAASPKKSKIIEITSFVVENEIDDIYFESPYFLEPAKGGEKAYELLRQTLEKTGKAGLSSFVLRTSEHLAVIRPRENYLLLQQLRFQEELRSPQDLNLPKGVRLDKKEIDMAAALVKEYTEKFDIAAYKDEYTNELMKIIKAKASGKKPVVKKLRVVHTKSTDLFEQLKASLGNKPAATTRKKRAS
- a CDS encoding ATP-binding protein gives rise to the protein MHFSVHKKIQIGFVIAFTVIIMASIFSYLVAKNLLDNAARLNHAIEVSKRLEVINKQVKEAEAAIRGYKLTQDSTFLDPSMKDRSLHIEKEYQVLRRVTSDSRIQQLHLDTLRQLLAVKYEQLLQSNVAQDPATDKAIVISSEQVMDRIDKTVQEMTRIEESQVHEKSELFNFFSGLWVPMIFISSLAAIIIGIYSYITLTKEVRLQQHIEAKLKSYQRDLQQNISLLNKTNQELEQFAYVASHDLQEPLRKISTFSDRLQVKYKEQLPADASQLIDRMVAAVARMRVLINDLLVFSRAGRIVPESIVPVNMNELLQEVISDLEITLEEKNAMVVADDLPVIEGNPTSFHQLFQNLIANAIKFASPHRQLQINIHHEVVTGQQLGFVKEARWNDMFCRIALEDNGIGFDQVYADRIFLIFQRLHGISEYSGTGIGLAICKKIVDSHHGYITANGVPDQGATFTVILPLLQSLKNEEYETTTKG
- a CDS encoding hybrid sensor histidine kinase/response regulator — protein: MSELPVNILMIDDDEDDFFLVNELLHDISPGQYKLEWAPTFEKGKQAINTMQHDVYLVDYRLGPFTGLDILHYFQMLKYQAPVIMLTGKGDYAIDQEAMQAGAYDYLVKGDITADLLERSIRYALDEYSHLRTIEESEKKYFGIFEKAHDLIILADSDKNIIDANPAALRTLKYPKEELLRKRLSDLFINKEQGMLFINNICEDSEAQKEFDFRTKDDQKLVVQINAVMLDEAAQIFLCVIQDITDRKREEQEKQHQEKFVITGRIARVIAHEVRNPLTNILLAVSQFKDETAVAVSEDAMLYTDIIERNCTRINQLITELLHSTRMMELHANAVFLDKLLNSTLQLSEDRIKLNEIRLDLKLADDNLQVLVDEEKVVIAILNIVINAIEAMTPGKGILTITTRRLHDKAVIKIADNGPGIPQEIQARLFDPFYTSKPKGTGLGLTSTQNILLNHKGTIHVESEMGIGTSFSITLPLAH
- a CDS encoding sigma-54 dependent transcriptional regulator: MRNILIIDDEINICTLLSKFLTKHGFAVETTMTGTAALKMMKEKPFDLVLCDYRLKDTDGAQLLQDIRQINPNTIVIIITGYTDVRVAVEMVKNGAYDYLSKPLYPDEILNLVHKAFAHKEAEQERRASQPVESADETIARETLLQRNQQEKNDKYVYGQSANSIELIRQIKLVAPTDYSVIIFGETGTGKESVAHLIHFHSKRNDQPFVALDCGSLSKELAASELFGHEKGSFTGAINTKIGAFEQAQGGTLFLDEISNLSYDIQVALLRVLQEKVIRRVGSLKEIPVDVRIIVASNEKLSESVQKGKFREDLFHRINEFTIYIPPLRERQEDLPLFIEAFVKQVERELDKNCGKISNEVWECFRQYSWPGNIRELKNVIRRACLLTPEKEDITMAALPLEMKESFAQPQEEMPMNPELAILTNENDLKSVALQAEYNKIVNVLKEVKYNKTKAAQLLNIDRKTLYNKLRLLNINY